One Peromyscus leucopus breed LL Stock chromosome 2, UCI_PerLeu_2.1, whole genome shotgun sequence DNA window includes the following coding sequences:
- the LOC114688460 gene encoding interferon alpha-12-like, which translates to MARPCALLTFLVVMHFWSSCCLGCDLPQTHHLRNKRASTLLAQMRRLSPLSCLKDRMDFAFPLEKVDAQHIQKAQVIPVLQELTQQVLILFSSKDSSATWETSLLDTFCTGLHHQLKDLKACLRQQVEVQEPSLSQEDSLVAVRNYFHRITVYLKEKKHSSCAWEVVRTEVWRALSSSANLLARLTEEKE; encoded by the coding sequence ATGGCCAGGCCCTGTGCTCTCCTGACATTCCTGGTGGTGATGCACTTCTGGTCAAGCTGCTGTCTGGGATGTGACCTGCCTCAGACTCATCACCTCAGGAACAAGAGAGCCTCCACACTCCTTGCACAAATGAGGagactctcccctctctcctgcctcaaggACAGAATGGACTTTGCATTCCCTCTGGAGAAGGTAGATGCCCAGCACATCCAGAAGGCTCAAGTCATCCCTGTCCTGCAGGAGCTGACCCAGCAGGTCCTGATCCTCTTCAGCTCAAAAGACTCATCTGCTACTTGGGAGACAAGTCTTCTAGACACATTCTGCACTGGTCTCCACCACCAGCTCAAAGACCTGAAAGCCTGTCTGAGGCAGCAGGTGGAAGTGCAAGAACCTTCCCTGAGCCAGGAAGACTCCCTGGTGGCTGTGAGAAACTACTTCCACAGGATCACTGTCTacctgaaggagaagaaacacagctcCTGTGCCTGGGAGGTGGTCAGAACAGAAGTCTGGAGAGCCCTGTCTTCCTCGGCCAACCTGCTGGCAAGACTGACTGAGGAGAAGGAATAA